Proteins encoded in a region of the Brevundimonas vesicularis genome:
- a CDS encoding sigma-54-dependent transcriptional regulator — MRPTGSDILVVDDEADIRDLVSGLLEDEGHAVRVAANSDEALAAIRARKPSLAILDIWMQGGGLDGLELLEVVKELDPDLPVVMISGHGNIETAVTALKRGAYDFIEKPFKSDRLVVVVERAIEAATLRRENRRLRAATMTPSGLIGRSQAAQALRSTITKVAQANSRVLIAGPAGSGKELVARQIHEASPRARAEFVAISAAGMTPERLDVELFGEEGQDGRPRKIGVFERAHNGTLYLDEISDMPRESQSRILRVLVDQRFRRVGGEQDVQVDVRVVTSTSRDLKAEIAEGRFREDLFHRLNVVPIRVPPLSERREDIAELVEYFVDTISASQGLPKRIVGDDAVAVLQVHPWPGNIRQLRNNIERLLILATGDPAETITADMLPQEVATSNGGTANLGGERTIALPLREAREVFEREYLAAQIMRFGGNISRTAAFIGMERSALHRKLKSLGVSPARGGDEEEPA; from the coding sequence ATGCGACCAACCGGTTCCGACATTCTCGTTGTCGACGACGAGGCCGACATCCGCGACCTGGTGTCCGGCCTGCTTGAGGACGAGGGCCATGCCGTGCGCGTCGCCGCAAACTCCGACGAGGCCCTGGCGGCGATCCGGGCAAGGAAGCCGTCGCTGGCGATCCTGGACATCTGGATGCAGGGCGGCGGGCTGGACGGGCTGGAACTGCTGGAGGTCGTCAAGGAACTGGATCCTGATCTGCCGGTCGTGATGATTTCCGGTCACGGTAACATCGAGACGGCGGTGACGGCGCTGAAGCGCGGCGCCTATGACTTCATCGAAAAGCCGTTCAAGTCGGATCGGCTGGTTGTCGTGGTCGAACGCGCCATTGAGGCTGCGACGCTGAGGCGCGAGAACCGCCGCCTTCGCGCGGCGACCATGACACCGTCCGGTCTGATCGGCCGATCACAGGCTGCGCAGGCCTTGCGCAGCACCATCACCAAGGTGGCCCAGGCCAACAGTCGGGTTCTGATCGCCGGACCGGCCGGCTCGGGCAAGGAGCTGGTGGCGCGTCAGATCCACGAAGCCAGTCCGCGCGCCCGCGCCGAGTTCGTCGCGATTTCGGCCGCCGGCATGACGCCGGAACGTCTGGATGTCGAACTGTTCGGCGAGGAGGGCCAGGACGGCCGTCCGCGCAAGATCGGCGTGTTCGAACGCGCCCACAACGGCACGCTGTATCTGGACGAAATCAGCGACATGCCGCGCGAGAGCCAGAGCCGTATCCTGCGCGTTCTGGTCGATCAGCGGTTCCGCCGGGTCGGCGGAGAGCAGGACGTGCAGGTCGATGTCCGCGTCGTGACGTCGACCTCGCGCGATCTGAAGGCCGAGATCGCAGAGGGACGTTTCCGCGAAGACCTGTTCCACCGTCTGAATGTGGTGCCGATCCGTGTCCCGCCGCTGTCGGAACGGCGCGAGGACATCGCCGAACTGGTCGAATATTTCGTCGACACGATCAGCGCCTCGCAAGGGCTGCCCAAACGCATCGTCGGGGACGATGCGGTGGCGGTGCTGCAAGTCCACCCGTGGCCCGGCAACATCCGTCAGCTGCGCAACAATATCGAGCGTCTGCTGATCCTGGCGACCGGCGATCCGGCGGAAACGATCACCGCCGACATGCTGCCGCAGGAGGTGGCGACCTCTAACGGCGGGACGGCGAACCTGGGCGGCGAGCGCACCATCGCCCTGCCGCTGCGGGAGGCGCGCGAGGTCTTCGAGCGGGAGTATCTGGCGGCGCAGATCATGCGGTTCGGCGGCAATATCTCGCGCACCGCCGCCTTCATCGGCATGGAGCGATCGGCCCTGCATAGAAAGCTGAAGTCGCTGGGCGTCTCGCCAGCGCGCGGCGGCGATGAAGAAGAGCCGGCCTGA
- a CDS encoding D-amino-acid transaminase, whose protein sequence is MSRVAYVNGAYSAHGEAVVHIEDRGFQFADGVYEVWSVFDGRLGDFEGHMSRLHRSLNELKIDIPMSAGALGVVLRETVRRNRVRNGMVYLQITRGTAPRDHGFPVDVAPSVVVTAKSIDPARSQRLAQNGAAGVTQPDIRWGRCDIKTVGLLPNVLAKQAARERGAYECLMYDDMGLITEGASTNAWIVDEDGRLRTRDIQANILRGVTRAAVIELAAAEGVELEERAFSVDEAKRAREVFVTAASAFVMPLVSLDGVKIGNGQPGPVATRLRELYLEQARRGAI, encoded by the coding sequence ATGTCACGCGTCGCCTATGTGAATGGCGCGTATAGCGCGCATGGCGAGGCCGTGGTCCATATCGAGGATCGCGGTTTCCAGTTTGCAGACGGCGTCTATGAGGTCTGGTCGGTCTTCGACGGGAGGCTGGGCGATTTCGAAGGTCATATGAGCCGCCTTCACCGCAGTCTGAACGAACTGAAGATCGACATTCCGATGAGCGCCGGCGCCTTGGGCGTCGTTCTGCGCGAGACCGTGCGGCGCAATCGTGTGCGCAACGGCATGGTCTATCTGCAGATCACACGCGGCACGGCGCCACGCGATCATGGCTTTCCGGTCGATGTCGCGCCCAGTGTTGTCGTGACCGCCAAGTCGATCGATCCGGCGCGGAGTCAGCGTCTGGCGCAAAACGGCGCGGCCGGCGTCACCCAGCCCGATATTCGCTGGGGGCGTTGCGATATAAAGACCGTCGGTCTCTTGCCGAATGTGCTGGCCAAACAGGCGGCGCGCGAGCGCGGAGCCTACGAGTGCCTGATGTATGACGACATGGGTCTGATCACCGAAGGCGCATCGACCAATGCGTGGATCGTGGATGAGGACGGCAGGCTGAGAACGCGGGACATCCAAGCCAATATCCTGCGGGGCGTCACGCGAGCAGCCGTCATCGAGCTCGCCGCCGCCGAGGGTGTCGAACTGGAAGAACGCGCCTTCTCGGTCGATGAAGCGAAACGGGCGCGGGAGGTGTTCGTGACCGCCGCCAGCGCCTTCGTCATGCCGCTGGTTTCGCTGGACGGCGTGAAGATCGGCAACGGCCAGCCCGGCCCGGTGGCGACCCGCCTGCGAGAACTCTATCTTGAACAGGCGCGTCGAGGGGCCATTTAG
- the hfq gene encoding RNA chaperone Hfq translates to MSQDKRQNLQDTFLNSVRKTKTPLTIFLVNGVKLQGIVTWFDNFCVLLRRDGQSQLVYKHAISTIMPSAPVQLYEPDAEED, encoded by the coding sequence ATGTCGCAAGACAAACGTCAGAACCTTCAGGACACCTTCCTCAACTCGGTCCGCAAGACCAAGACGCCGCTGACCATCTTCCTGGTCAATGGGGTCAAGTTGCAGGGCATCGTGACCTGGTTCGACAACTTCTGTGTCCTGCTGCGCCGCGATGGCCAGTCCCAGCTGGTGTACAAACACGCCATCTCAACCATCATGCCGTCCGCGCCCGTGCAGCTGTACGAGCCCGACGCCGAAGAAGACTGA
- the hflX gene encoding GTPase HflX translates to MTQKLIDHTVPLIRAVVIHPDRRSDSPRLASERLEEAAGLARALDLDVRAEEIVRLRSTTPATLFGTGKVEELAALVRAADAEAVIIDDALTPVQQRNLEKAWEVKVIDRTGLILEIFGRRARTKEGRLQVELARLDYERSRLVRTWTHLERQRGGTGSTGGPGETQIELDRRLIADRIVRLKAELEEVRRTRGLHRKQRQKAPFPTIALVGYTNAGKSTLFNRLTGSEVFAKDLLFATLDTTQRTIRLPQGRPAIVADTVGFISDLPHELVESFRATLEEVGEADLILHVRDIASPDSAAQAKDVEAVLKQIETPEGKTRRVLEVWNKIDLLDDEARDTVLGQAERLAKDGEAVAVSAWTGEGIEPLRQIIAGLIDDDPETQLTLEPHQGDALAWLYEHGRVTARDADELGRTHVTVRLHPAALGRFERLYPDLTD, encoded by the coding sequence TTGACCCAAAAACTGATCGACCACACCGTCCCGCTGATCCGGGCGGTCGTCATTCACCCCGACCGACGCTCGGACAGTCCCCGGCTGGCGAGCGAACGGCTTGAGGAGGCGGCGGGCCTTGCTCGCGCGCTGGACCTCGACGTGCGCGCCGAAGAGATCGTGCGGCTGCGCAGCACCACGCCTGCGACCCTGTTCGGCACGGGCAAGGTCGAGGAACTGGCCGCGCTCGTGCGCGCCGCAGACGCCGAAGCCGTCATCATCGACGACGCCCTGACACCGGTGCAGCAGCGCAATCTCGAAAAGGCGTGGGAGGTGAAGGTCATCGACCGCACCGGCCTGATCCTGGAAATCTTCGGCCGTCGCGCGCGGACCAAGGAGGGGCGGCTTCAGGTCGAGTTGGCACGGCTGGATTATGAGCGTTCGCGTCTTGTGCGGACCTGGACCCACCTTGAGCGGCAACGTGGCGGCACCGGTTCAACCGGCGGGCCCGGCGAAACCCAAATCGAGCTGGACCGGCGTCTGATCGCCGACCGGATCGTCAGGCTGAAGGCCGAGCTGGAAGAGGTGCGGCGCACGCGCGGCCTGCACCGCAAACAGCGTCAGAAGGCGCCGTTCCCGACGATCGCTCTGGTCGGCTACACCAACGCCGGCAAGTCAACGCTGTTCAACAGGCTGACGGGATCAGAGGTCTTCGCCAAGGACCTGCTGTTCGCCACCCTGGACACGACCCAGCGCACCATCCGGCTGCCGCAAGGACGACCGGCCATCGTGGCAGACACGGTCGGCTTCATCTCTGATCTGCCGCATGAATTGGTCGAGAGCTTCCGCGCCACGCTGGAGGAGGTCGGCGAGGCCGATCTGATCCTGCACGTCCGCGACATCGCCTCGCCCGACAGCGCCGCCCAGGCCAAGGACGTCGAGGCCGTGCTGAAACAGATCGAGACGCCAGAGGGCAAGACGCGCCGGGTGCTGGAAGTCTGGAACAAGATCGATCTGCTGGACGACGAGGCGCGCGACACCGTGCTGGGTCAGGCCGAACGGTTGGCGAAGGACGGTGAAGCGGTCGCCGTCTCAGCCTGGACGGGCGAGGGGATCGAGCCTCTGCGCCAGATCATCGCCGGCCTGATCGACGATGATCCCGAGACGCAGCTGACGCTGGAGCCGCATCAGGGCGACGCCCTGGCGTGGCTGTACGAACATGGTCGGGTCACGGCGCGCGATGCGGACGAGCTTGGCCGTACTCACGTCACGGTGCGGCTGCATCCTGCGGCGCTGGGGCGATTCGAGCGCCTGTATCCCGACCTGACCGACTGA
- a CDS encoding Na+/H+ antiporter has translation MHLIETVLLLLLAVVVSGSIARITRIALPLVQIGLGAAIVLITGKTVDLEPDIFFLLFLPPLLFLDGWRIPKEDLFRDRAVILELALGLVLFTVVGLGFLIWWMIPEMPLPVAFALAAILSPTDPIAVQAIAARAPIPKRLMHILEGESLLNDATGLTCMRIAVAAATTGAFSIGHAVGTFVWLALVGVAVGVLVTMAISYAKSFVSRRWGEDVGAQILISLLIPFAAYLVAEELHASGILAAVAAGVTMSFTERGGIAGQSMAMTRIRRSVVWDTVQFVANGIIFVILGEQMPSIMSRAAEVVAGTSRPEVWWLAVYVFGIVATLAALRFVWVWTSLKLTLFRRRHRGPPAKVGLRLTMVMSLAGVRGAITLAGILTLPFALGDGSPMPSRNLAIFLAAGVIVVSLVLATFALPRLLKNVELPPEPSHEQEEDRGRVAAASAAIRAIEDASHAMAEGKSNPDLYSDIAGRIMETYRQRIETHTRTDEEDAALTRKMDDIERRLWLAGLAAEREELRRLLRARQLDEVTAKKLFRDVDLQELRYL, from the coding sequence ATGCATCTGATCGAAACCGTCCTGCTTCTGCTGTTGGCCGTGGTGGTGTCGGGTTCGATCGCGCGGATCACGCGCATCGCCTTGCCTCTGGTTCAGATCGGGCTGGGCGCCGCCATCGTGCTGATCACGGGCAAGACGGTCGATCTTGAGCCGGACATTTTCTTTCTGCTGTTCCTGCCGCCCCTGCTGTTTCTGGATGGCTGGCGAATTCCCAAGGAAGATCTGTTTCGCGACCGGGCGGTGATCCTCGAGCTGGCGCTGGGGCTGGTGCTGTTCACCGTCGTCGGTCTGGGTTTCCTGATCTGGTGGATGATCCCGGAGATGCCCCTGCCGGTGGCCTTCGCCCTGGCCGCCATCCTGTCGCCGACCGATCCCATCGCGGTTCAGGCCATTGCGGCGCGGGCGCCCATCCCCAAGCGCCTGATGCACATTCTGGAAGGCGAGTCGCTGTTGAACGATGCGACGGGCCTGACCTGCATGCGGATCGCGGTCGCCGCCGCGACGACTGGCGCGTTTTCGATCGGCCATGCGGTCGGCACGTTCGTTTGGCTGGCCCTGGTCGGGGTCGCCGTCGGCGTTCTGGTCACCATGGCCATCAGCTACGCCAAGAGCTTCGTCAGCCGCCGCTGGGGCGAGGACGTGGGCGCGCAGATTCTGATCAGCCTGCTGATCCCGTTTGCTGCCTATCTGGTCGCGGAAGAACTGCATGCGTCCGGCATTCTGGCGGCGGTTGCGGCCGGGGTGACGATGAGTTTCACCGAACGTGGAGGCATCGCCGGGCAGTCGATGGCGATGACGCGGATCCGGCGCAGCGTCGTGTGGGACACGGTTCAGTTCGTCGCCAACGGAATCATCTTCGTCATCCTGGGCGAACAGATGCCCTCGATCATGTCGAGAGCGGCCGAGGTGGTGGCGGGCACCAGCCGACCCGAGGTCTGGTGGCTGGCGGTCTATGTGTTCGGCATCGTCGCCACCCTGGCGGCGTTGCGGTTCGTCTGGGTTTGGACCTCGCTGAAGCTGACCCTGTTTCGCCGCCGCCATCGCGGTCCGCCGGCCAAGGTCGGTCTGCGGCTGACCATGGTGATGTCTCTGGCGGGCGTGCGGGGCGCGATCACTCTGGCGGGTATTCTGACCCTGCCGTTCGCCTTGGGCGACGGGTCGCCGATGCCGTCGCGGAACCTCGCGATCTTCCTCGCGGCAGGCGTGATCGTGGTGTCGCTTGTGCTGGCGACCTTCGCCTTGCCCCGCCTGCTGAAGAACGTCGAACTGCCGCCAGAGCCTTCGCATGAGCAGGAAGAAGATCGCGGTCGGGTCGCCGCCGCCTCGGCCGCCATCCGCGCCATCGAGGACGCCTCGCACGCCATGGCGGAGGGCAAGTCCAACCCTGACCTCTATTCCGACATCGCTGGCCGGATCATGGAGACCTATCGCCAGCGGATCGAGACCCACACCCGCACGGACGAGGAAGACGCAGCCCTGACGCGCAAGATGGACGACATCGAGCGGCGTCTTTGGCTTGCAGGGCTGGCCGCCGAGCGAGAAGAGTTACGTCGGTTGCTGAGGGCGCGTCAGCTGGACGAGGTGACGGCCAAGAAGCTGTTCCGTGACGTCGATCTACAGGAACTGCGTTACCTCTGA
- a CDS encoding HAD family hydrolase, with the protein MTYDLIIFDYDGVVADSEVLNSTVMAEQLTAIGLPTSLDDVLAAYTGKRWRDNRPVVEAALGRACPDDFHTTWFATCRRRAPQQLEPVPGLLDFVAARPEPRCIASSSGPDWIGVGLNLFGLTDHFDGAVFTGLVVERGKPHPDIFLHAADAMGVDPTRVLVIEDSEAGVTAGVAAGMTVVGLTAGGHVRDGHAERLMARGAHHIADSYAAVSAFMDR; encoded by the coding sequence GTGACCTACGACCTGATCATTTTCGACTACGACGGCGTCGTCGCCGACAGCGAGGTGCTGAACAGCACCGTCATGGCCGAGCAACTGACCGCCATCGGCCTGCCGACCTCGCTCGACGACGTGCTGGCCGCCTATACGGGCAAGCGCTGGCGCGACAATCGGCCGGTCGTTGAGGCGGCCTTGGGTCGTGCCTGCCCCGACGACTTCCACACCACATGGTTTGCGACCTGTCGCCGGCGCGCGCCGCAGCAGCTTGAACCCGTGCCCGGTCTGCTGGACTTCGTCGCCGCCCGACCCGAGCCCCGCTGCATCGCCTCGTCCAGCGGCCCCGACTGGATCGGCGTGGGCCTAAACCTGTTCGGCCTGACGGATCATTTCGACGGCGCGGTCTTTACCGGCCTGGTGGTCGAGCGCGGCAAGCCCCACCCGGACATCTTCCTGCACGCCGCCGACGCCATGGGCGTCGATCCGACGCGCGTCCTGGTGATCGAAGACAGCGAGGCGGGCGTCACCGCAGGCGTCGCGGCCGGCATGACGGTCGTGGGACTGACGGCGGGCGGCCATGTTCGCGACGGCCATGCCGAGCGCCTGATGGCGCGCGGCGCCCACCACATCGCCGACAGCTATGCAGCCGTCTCCGCCTTCATGGATCGCTGA
- the mazG gene encoding nucleoside triphosphate pyrophosphohydrolase, with protein sequence MERLRDPDGGCPWDVEQTFATIAPYTIEEAYEVADAIERNDLVELKGELGDLLFQVVFHARMAEEQGLFAFDDVVTAIADKLERRHPHVFGDEAQRSSKEQTVAWEAIKAAERRDRKKPGVLDDVPVGLPALTRAAKLTKRAVRVGFDWPSTDEVFDKLAEEVEELRVEIAAGDQAKAREELGDLLFVVANLARKLDIEPEDALRAANAKFVRRFGFIEAELAKDGRTPDQSDLAEMDRLWDAAKVAEKAAPEA encoded by the coding sequence ATGGAGCGGTTGCGCGATCCCGACGGCGGCTGCCCCTGGGACGTGGAGCAGACCTTCGCCACCATCGCCCCCTACACGATCGAGGAGGCCTATGAGGTCGCCGACGCCATCGAGCGCAACGATCTTGTCGAGCTGAAGGGTGAACTGGGCGACCTGCTGTTCCAGGTCGTCTTCCACGCCCGCATGGCCGAGGAACAGGGGCTGTTCGCCTTCGACGACGTGGTCACGGCCATCGCCGACAAGCTGGAGCGCCGCCACCCCCACGTTTTCGGTGACGAGGCCCAGCGCTCCTCGAAGGAACAGACCGTCGCCTGGGAGGCCATCAAGGCCGCCGAGCGCAGGGACCGCAAGAAGCCGGGCGTTCTCGACGACGTGCCGGTCGGCCTGCCTGCCCTGACCCGCGCCGCCAAACTGACAAAGCGCGCCGTTCGCGTCGGCTTTGACTGGCCCTCCACCGACGAGGTGTTCGACAAACTCGCCGAAGAGGTCGAGGAGTTGCGCGTCGAGATCGCCGCCGGCGACCAGGCCAAGGCGCGCGAGGAGTTGGGCGACCTGCTGTTCGTCGTCGCCAACCTGGCGCGCAAGCTGGACATCGAACCGGAAGACGCCCTGCGCGCCGCCAACGCCAAATTCGTACGCCGTTTCGGCTTCATCGAGGCGGAACTGGCGAAGGACGGCCGTACGCCCGACCAATCGGATCTGGCCGAGATGGATCGCCTCTGGGACGCCGCAAAGGTCGCCGAAAAGGCCGCGCCTGAAGCCTGA
- a CDS encoding MFS transporter, whose amino-acid sequence MSTAAPTAPRRSNAVLAAFSGPCLPLAAFGVALPVTLPEFYATYVGLELGVVAAVFMAVRLIDIVFDPFIGWGMDKTKTRFGRYRPWMAISTPILMLSAFMMFVVVQPGAGPAYLFGWLLVLYLGFSIGTLGQLGWAAVLAPQYDQRSRVYGWWQVFNIIGVILILVLPTVVVQTGIGNYADGVRIMGWAILIALPVTIGLAMVAVPEPVNAGDQPHGGASAYLALLKMPTVRKLLIADLLLGVAPGITGSLLFFFFGQIKGYDHSQAGLFMLFYFVAGLCGAPIWAWLATRIGKDKALAVASLIFAALYVAATLVPGGNFMLTAGAMFIAGLPYAAGLFLLRAMMADAGDEVRLETGVDRTGLMFSILSATTKIGHVVALIPYLILQVVGFKAVPGPTGNSDFSLLTLQILFILVPGLLLAAAAWVLKGYPLTPKRHDEIRIALEARDGARR is encoded by the coding sequence ATGTCCACCGCCGCGCCGACCGCGCCCCGCCGTTCCAACGCCGTGCTTGCGGCCTTCTCCGGGCCGTGTCTGCCTCTGGCGGCCTTCGGCGTCGCCCTGCCCGTCACCCTGCCGGAGTTCTACGCCACCTATGTAGGCCTGGAGCTGGGAGTCGTGGCGGCCGTCTTCATGGCCGTGCGCCTGATCGACATCGTCTTCGACCCCTTCATCGGTTGGGGCATGGACAAGACCAAGACGCGGTTCGGCCGCTATCGCCCGTGGATGGCCATCTCGACGCCGATCCTGATGCTGTCGGCCTTCATGATGTTCGTCGTGGTCCAGCCCGGCGCCGGACCGGCCTATCTGTTCGGCTGGCTGCTGGTCCTGTATCTCGGCTTCTCGATCGGCACCTTGGGCCAACTCGGCTGGGCCGCCGTGCTTGCGCCGCAGTATGACCAGCGCAGCCGCGTCTATGGCTGGTGGCAGGTGTTCAACATCATCGGCGTGATCCTGATCCTGGTGCTGCCGACCGTGGTGGTTCAGACGGGCATCGGGAACTATGCCGACGGCGTGCGGATCATGGGCTGGGCCATTCTGATCGCCCTGCCCGTCACCATCGGTCTGGCTATGGTCGCCGTGCCAGAACCCGTCAACGCGGGCGACCAGCCGCATGGCGGCGCCAGCGCCTATCTGGCCCTGCTGAAGATGCCCACGGTCCGGAAGCTCTTGATCGCCGACCTGCTGCTGGGCGTCGCGCCGGGCATCACGGGTTCGCTGCTGTTCTTCTTCTTCGGACAGATCAAGGGCTACGACCACAGCCAGGCCGGCCTGTTCATGTTGTTCTATTTCGTCGCCGGTCTGTGCGGCGCGCCGATCTGGGCCTGGCTGGCCACGCGCATCGGCAAGGACAAGGCCCTGGCTGTCGCCAGCCTGATCTTCGCGGCCCTCTATGTTGCCGCCACCCTGGTTCCCGGCGGCAACTTCATGCTGACGGCAGGGGCCATGTTCATCGCCGGCCTGCCCTATGCGGCCGGCCTGTTCCTGCTGCGCGCCATGATGGCGGACGCCGGCGACGAGGTGCGGCTGGAGACGGGCGTGGATCGCACCGGACTGATGTTCTCCATCCTGTCCGCGACGACCAAGATCGGCCACGTGGTCGCGCTCATTCCCTATCTGATCCTGCAGGTTGTGGGCTTCAAGGCGGTGCCGGGCCCGACGGGCAACAGCGACTTTTCCCTGCTGACGCTCCAGATCCTGTTCATTCTGGTCCCCGGCCTGTTGCTGGCCGCCGCCGCCTGGGTGCTGAAGGGCTACCCCCTGACGCCGAAGCGGCACGATGAAATCCGCATCGCCCTGGAAGCCCGCGACGGAGCCCGCCGTTGA
- a CDS encoding D-alanyl-D-alanine carboxypeptidase family protein codes for MWRSLFAFLSVCFVLTLAGGARAAGSCHTNADGWQAQGLANAASAYSMEWAPFGAAEWGWQAYLPLIQHELHTTCGPGTPIFASQLAGFQQTHGLAPTGLFDAATFQVFRGLWQERRPFVMARVGGVCPEPPPINQLGYLVASEEHADRLTRLLRRDVLDAYRRLVAAARAEVPEVGADPELLQIFSGFRDPEADAARCAQQGNCDGLRRAVCSPHRTGTAVDLYVGQAPGLGVDSTTPASREYMARSATYRWLVANAGRFGFVPYVYEPWHWEYVKPWDPSFAP; via the coding sequence ATGTGGCGAAGCCTTTTTGCGTTCCTGTCCGTCTGCTTCGTTCTGACGCTCGCCGGCGGCGCGCGGGCGGCCGGGTCCTGCCACACCAATGCCGACGGTTGGCAAGCGCAAGGGCTGGCGAACGCGGCGTCGGCTTACAGCATGGAATGGGCGCCGTTCGGGGCGGCGGAGTGGGGGTGGCAGGCCTATCTGCCGCTGATCCAGCACGAACTGCATACGACGTGCGGACCCGGCACGCCGATCTTCGCGTCGCAACTGGCGGGGTTTCAGCAGACGCATGGCCTGGCGCCGACGGGCCTGTTCGATGCGGCGACATTCCAGGTGTTTCGCGGCCTTTGGCAGGAGCGCAGGCCATTCGTCATGGCGCGCGTCGGCGGAGTCTGTCCCGAGCCGCCGCCGATCAATCAACTCGGCTATCTGGTCGCGTCCGAGGAGCATGCCGACCGTCTGACACGTCTGCTGCGCCGGGACGTCTTGGACGCCTATCGCCGGCTGGTCGCGGCCGCGCGGGCAGAGGTTCCGGAGGTGGGGGCCGATCCCGAACTGCTGCAGATCTTCTCCGGCTTCCGCGATCCCGAGGCGGACGCGGCGCGCTGTGCGCAGCAGGGCAACTGCGACGGGCTACGTCGGGCGGTCTGTTCGCCGCATCGGACGGGCACAGCGGTCGATCTGTATGTCGGCCAGGCGCCGGGTCTGGGCGTCGATTCCACCACCCCGGCCAGTCGCGAATATATGGCGCGGTCGGCGACCTATCGCTGGCTGGTGGCGAACGCTGGGCGTTTCGGCTTTGTGCCCTATGTCTATGAGCCGTGGCACTGGGAGTATGTGAAGCCTTGGGATCCTTCGTTCGCGCCCTGA
- the wrbA gene encoding NAD(P)H:quinone oxidoreductase yields MPKVLVLYHSTYGHLETMAEAVAEGAREVEGAVVDIKRVPETVPEELAKASHYKLDQKAPIAKIDDLKDYDAIIIGAGTRFGSAASQMRAFLDQAGGLWFSGALIGKVGGAFTATATQHGGQETTFQGLHNFFMHHGMPVVGLPYSFQGQMTLDAIHGGSPYGASTITGGDGSRQPSDVELDGARFQGKHIAELAKKLHG; encoded by the coding sequence ATGCCGAAAGTCCTCGTCCTCTATCATTCGACCTATGGTCACCTGGAAACCATGGCCGAGGCGGTCGCCGAAGGCGCGCGCGAGGTCGAAGGCGCCGTCGTGGACATCAAGCGCGTGCCGGAAACCGTGCCGGAAGAGCTGGCCAAGGCTTCTCACTACAAGCTGGATCAAAAGGCGCCGATCGCCAAGATCGACGATTTGAAGGACTACGACGCCATCATCATCGGCGCCGGAACCCGCTTCGGTTCGGCCGCGTCGCAGATGCGCGCCTTTCTGGATCAGGCTGGCGGCCTGTGGTTCTCGGGCGCCCTGATCGGCAAGGTGGGCGGGGCCTTTACCGCCACGGCGACACAGCACGGCGGTCAGGAGACGACCTTCCAGGGCCTGCACAACTTCTTCATGCACCACGGCATGCCGGTCGTGGGTCTGCCCTATTCCTTCCAGGGACAGATGACGCTGGACGCCATCCACGGCGGCTCGCCCTATGGCGCATCGACGATAACGGGCGGCGACGGCTCGCGTCAGCCCAGCGATGTCGAGCTGGACGGCGCCCGGTTCCAGGGCAAGCATATCGCCGAGCTGGCCAAGAAGCTGCACGGCTGA
- the ygiD gene encoding 4,5-DOPA dioxygenase extradiol, which produces MRQPAVFFGHGSPMNALGGPYGAAWRALGEAIGKPKGVVMISAHWETRGLGVAAQEKPETIHDFGNFPRELHEMQYPAPGSPALAARVSALTGAVQTHSWGLDHGTWSVLCHVWPEADVPVVQLSLNRELTARQHYDLAKALKPLRDEGIVIAGSGDFVHNLRTWKREDGAEPYAWATGFNEAVKTAFERGDHEALIDWVGLAEDAQLSVPTDEHFLPVLYIAAQQEPGEAVSFFNDRIDGGSISMTGVRIG; this is translated from the coding sequence ATGCGCCAGCCCGCCGTCTTCTTCGGCCACGGTTCGCCCATGAATGCGCTCGGCGGTCCTTATGGGGCCGCCTGGCGTGCGCTGGGCGAAGCGATCGGCAAGCCCAAGGGCGTGGTGATGATCTCCGCCCACTGGGAGACGCGCGGGCTCGGCGTAGCCGCGCAGGAGAAGCCCGAAACCATTCATGACTTCGGCAACTTCCCGCGCGAACTTCATGAGATGCAGTATCCGGCGCCCGGGTCGCCCGCCTTGGCGGCGCGGGTGTCGGCGCTGACCGGGGCCGTCCAGACGCATTCGTGGGGCCTGGATCACGGGACCTGGTCGGTGCTGTGCCATGTGTGGCCAGAGGCGGACGTGCCTGTGGTGCAGTTGTCGCTGAACCGCGAGCTGACGGCGCGCCAGCATTACGATCTGGCCAAGGCGCTGAAGCCTCTGCGCGATGAAGGGATCGTCATCGCCGGCTCGGGCGATTTCGTCCACAATCTGCGGACCTGGAAGCGCGAGGACGGCGCAGAGCCCTATGCCTGGGCGACCGGCTTCAACGAGGCGGTGAAGACGGCGTTCGAACGGGGCGACCATGAGGCCCTGATCGATTGGGTGGGTCTGGCCGAGGACGCGCAGCTAAGCGTGCCGACCGACGAGCATTTCCTGCCGGTGCTTTATATCGCCGCCCAGCAGGAGCCGGGCGAGGCGGTCAGCTTCTTCAACGACCGTATCGACGGCGGCTCGATCTCGATGACAGGCGTCCGGATCGGCTGA